A stretch of the Cumulibacter soli genome encodes the following:
- a CDS encoding SDR family NAD(P)-dependent oxidoreductase has product MQLGLTGAAALVTGASTGIGRAIAQQLVESGARVVVSSRRSPAIPVDGAHAEFLGDFATPSWADELVTRATQSLGGLDIVAHCAGGAVNGSFDALDAPAWRDGLDLNLLSAVDLVRAATPHLRASRGRVLLLGAVSGSEPRAHHSISNVAKAGIAALGKSLSRDLAPDGIIVNVIAPGRIRSAQVDRGYPTEQSRRDFAESQIPLQRFGEADEVASLAAYLVSPLNTYVTGQVIDVDGGMSLSY; this is encoded by the coding sequence ATGCAACTCGGATTGACCGGAGCAGCAGCGCTGGTAACCGGAGCCAGCACGGGGATAGGCCGGGCGATCGCGCAGCAACTCGTCGAATCCGGCGCGCGAGTCGTGGTCTCCAGTCGTCGCTCGCCCGCGATACCCGTGGACGGCGCTCACGCGGAGTTTCTCGGCGACTTCGCGACACCGTCGTGGGCCGATGAACTCGTCACTCGCGCCACGCAATCACTCGGTGGCCTGGATATCGTCGCGCATTGTGCCGGCGGGGCGGTAAACGGAAGCTTCGATGCCCTCGACGCACCGGCGTGGCGCGACGGACTGGATCTCAATCTGCTCAGCGCCGTCGATCTGGTCCGCGCAGCCACACCACACCTGCGCGCCAGTCGCGGCCGAGTCCTGCTGTTGGGCGCCGTCAGTGGATCGGAGCCACGGGCGCACCACAGCATTTCAAATGTCGCAAAAGCGGGGATCGCTGCGTTGGGCAAGTCGCTGAGCCGCGATTTGGCACCCGACGGAATCATCGTCAATGTAATCGCGCCTGGCCGGATCCGGAGCGCCCAGGTAGATCGCGGATACCCGACCGAGCAAAGTCGCCGCGATTTCGCCGAATCCCAGATCCCGCTACAGCGCTTCGGCGAAGCTGACGAAGTTGCCAGCCTTGCGGCCTATCTCGTGTCGCCGCTGAACACCTACGTCACCGGACAGGTGATCGACGTCGATGGCGGTATGTCGCTGAGCTACTAG
- a CDS encoding enoyl-CoA hydratase/isomerase family protein, which produces MTATLELDRPKPGVAVITFANPPRNQMSADALVAFHDILDELEKDLQVRCLVITGTGSSWCAGADLREERGQTPEQLKAHADSRASFGTLIGRLETIRFPVIAAINGYTIGGGMELALACDIRVGCEDAVFVCAGVNVGLIASWYRLPRAIGLGPAKHMLLTGDKFDADWALRNGLITALYGASSLLDESVKLADRIATRAPLSVEATKECSAQAFELSSESAAALHTEKFLIMAASADHREAVASFFEKRPATFLRK; this is translated from the coding sequence ATGACAGCAACCCTTGAGTTGGATCGCCCCAAACCCGGCGTAGCGGTGATCACTTTCGCCAATCCACCGAGAAACCAAATGAGCGCCGACGCGCTCGTCGCCTTCCACGACATCCTCGATGAATTGGAGAAGGACCTACAGGTCCGCTGCCTGGTCATCACCGGCACCGGATCTTCCTGGTGCGCCGGCGCAGACTTGCGCGAAGAGCGTGGCCAAACGCCAGAGCAACTAAAGGCGCACGCTGATTCCAGGGCCTCCTTCGGGACCTTGATCGGCCGGCTCGAAACCATCCGCTTTCCGGTTATTGCTGCGATCAACGGATACACGATCGGCGGTGGCATGGAGCTGGCACTCGCGTGCGACATCCGCGTCGGGTGCGAGGACGCCGTTTTCGTGTGTGCCGGAGTCAACGTCGGACTCATCGCGAGTTGGTATCGGCTACCTCGGGCCATCGGCCTCGGACCTGCCAAGCACATGCTGCTGACCGGGGACAAGTTTGACGCCGATTGGGCGTTACGCAACGGCCTCATCACCGCGCTCTACGGCGCCTCCTCGTTGCTGGATGAGTCTGTCAAGCTCGCCGACCGGATCGCGACTCGGGCTCCGCTTTCGGTGGAGGCGACGAAGGAGTGCTCGGCTCAAGCGTTCGAACTCTCCAGCGAGAGCGCCGCCGCGCTACACACGGAGAAGTTCCTCATCATGGCCGCCAGCGCGGACCACCGCGAAGCGGTCGCATCCTTCTTCGAGAAGCGTCCTGCAACATTCCTGAGGAAGTGA
- a CDS encoding TIGR00266 family protein, translated as MQVNLRHNPSFAIARLSLAPNEPVRVESGAMAMHSPGMHIESKSAGGVMQGIKRSVLAGESFFTTTYTAPQQGGWVDVTGVLPGDIMPIDIQPDRPFYLARGNWIANSYGTEIETKWGGMANLFGGEGGFGIRCHGQGTAVVSVFGAIDVVDLAPGEQIVVDTGHVVAYDLNIQFRMRRAVEGRTIQSMKSGEGFVFDFAGPGRIYLQTRNPSAFAQWAASLAPGNNPQGGLGGIFR; from the coding sequence ATGCAGGTGAATCTGCGTCATAATCCTTCGTTCGCAATAGCGAGGCTTTCGCTCGCACCCAACGAGCCCGTGCGGGTCGAAAGCGGTGCGATGGCAATGCACAGCCCAGGAATGCACATCGAATCGAAGTCAGCCGGCGGCGTGATGCAGGGGATCAAGCGCTCGGTGCTGGCCGGCGAATCGTTCTTCACCACCACGTACACCGCGCCGCAGCAGGGTGGCTGGGTCGATGTCACCGGCGTGCTGCCCGGTGACATCATGCCGATCGACATTCAGCCCGACCGGCCGTTCTATCTCGCTCGCGGAAACTGGATCGCGAACTCGTACGGCACCGAGATCGAGACCAAGTGGGGCGGGATGGCGAACCTGTTCGGCGGTGAGGGCGGTTTCGGTATCCGATGCCATGGGCAGGGCACCGCGGTCGTCAGCGTGTTCGGCGCGATCGACGTGGTCGATCTTGCCCCGGGCGAGCAGATCGTCGTCGATACCGGTCACGTCGTCGCTTACGACCTGAATATCCAGTTCCGGATGCGGCGCGCTGTCGAAGGCCGCACGATACAGTCGATGAAGTCCGGTGAGGGATTCGTGTTCGACTTCGCCGGCCCCGGGCGGATCTACCTACAGACCCGCAACCCATCGGCGTTCGCGCAGTGGGCAGCCTCGCTCGCTCCGGGCAATAACCCGCAGGGCGGACTCGGCGGAATCTTCCGCTAA